The Plasmodium vinckei vinckei genome assembly, chromosome: PVVCY_05 region GACCATAAACTAATTTTATagtttaaaattgttatatataatattgtataaaaaacaaaataaataatataaaatataagacaaaaaatatattgatttGTTcataacaaataaaaaattcataaattttaaaatagaaaatggTTTAGGGttagttaaaaaaaaataaaaaaaaggaataaaatCAGTAGAAGAAAAACAAAGAgagcaaaataaaatgaaaacaataGTGCTACATTAATATTTGCTCCTATGTATACAAATTGGTTGATAACCTTGACTTTTgttacattatttattttgctaaacattttaaaaagttatatatatatatatatccatttttatggctcctttattataataaaaagtacCATCATATTTACTCCAATAGGGCATTATGTCTAGTGCTCACCATACAGAAtatcaaatataataatgtagtGTCATGAAGTTATCGATAGTTGACACATACACTGTACTATGAGTCTTTCTACTTATACAAacgacaaaaaaaaataacttaattatgtacttttttttattttcttttcttaCAGTTTTATCGTCTCTTAaactttttcttttttcgattttttcCTCCCTTCTTTCCCTTTGATGAAAATTTACGcttcattttatttggcTTACTTATTGTATCCctatcaaaattattttttgactTGCCCATActttttctattattttgtttactattttgtttactatttttatcgaTGTACttgttttttgtttttttatttttcacattattttgatctgtattttttgaatgTTTTTGGAAAAAGTCGTGAACATTTAAACTTTCTAGATTGTCTTTAAGTTCCTCAATTTTTTCAagattcttttttttttcaatagcTTTTTTTTGATCTAATACTTTCATTGACccaccatttttattaaattttttattaagtctttttaatttatttttttctttaatttcaGACATTTcatgattttttaaaatatgggCTCTTACCTTTTCCATATGTATATCACTTTTTACCATTTCTGCTAAAAAATCATATGGTCTATTAAAtggaatatttaaattttgtaatttttgtaaacattttataacATTTGTGTGtgcaaaattttttaattctttttctCTTATATCACATTTtccaaaataatttattttttttatataaaaattttctgAACAAGTCATGTCTAATTTTTCCAACCACCCCttcttttctttatctacatttatttctatctttcttaatttttctcttaaaagttttttattttcagtAAACTTTGGTGATACCTCCTTTTCATCATTGtaaatgttattatttaaatttaaactttttagtatttttttttttaaaacattttttatattcataccATTATCATCATTGTAGGTTAGCATTTTCTTTAACTTCTTTATTACCTTTTCCTTACTTGTTTTATCAACTTTTTGAGATTTaccttctttttttatttttttacttccAGTTATTCCATCTTTTGATTTCTTACCATTAAGTAActttatttgtttcatGGCTTGTTCAACAAATAGATCATCATCGTTACTACTTAGTATTGCgttcttctttttcttcttctttaAGCCATTTGTTTTATCACCCTTTATGatatccttttttttttttaatttttttttttttttctctatgTCCATTATATTGTCATCTTTCATAATGGAAAAGTTTGTCGTATATTCTTTCcagtttttaaattttttacttttttttacaaaataaataatattttttattttacaaataatgTAGTAGcatgaaaatatatcactGCTTTGTTAGGctaaattttgtttattttgttttccttattaacaatttttcGCATATCTGTGAATTCCTTTTCTCATAATAAtgctattattaaatttctCTCTGTTTTggatatttaaaaattatatatattttttttaaaatacattttatataataacattttattagttaaaaaaattgccataatataaaaatatatacatatatatagtaatatatacgatattttttttgccaCTTTTTTAATGAGAATATAGGGAAAAAACACTAACATATCtacaaatatgtatatatataatatatttatttttgtatttcaatgcatatatatatattttacataatcaatatagaataaaataatatattttaaaaactatttttaaataatttgtcaatctataaataaatatattttttttttttatattatggtTTATATTGGCATATTATATTCGTTCTGCTAAATAATTTGCCATTgttgtaataaatttataatttatttatgttagcaaataaaaaatagattaaatatatatatacattctttttcaaaattttagaTAGTTACAATGCTCTCATATTAGGCCAtgttatattaacaaaGAATATCCAACTTGTCATATACCTCATTAATtaagaataataattttgtagcattgtgttgaaaaaaaggaaaacatatgtatttaaaagGGAATCCCTTTGGACATAAAAGTTTGCAAATTACCTGAACTGTTCATACGAAAATAGTCACTTTAACAAAGTTGAAAATTACCAACATGTCGAACGAATTTGACGATACAAATGTTGAAGAAGTTGCTGATGGAATTAGAGGAGAAAAGGCAAAAACAAGAAAAggaaatttaattttaaaaaaaagagaaggAGAATATCAAGAAAGTTCAAAAAActgtttatttatatgtagtaataaaagaacagaagaattaaaaaatttaatgcatgatatatatataattcaaaaaCCATATACATGTTATATGCCTAAATTACATCCACAATTAGTAAATATAACtgaaaaaattgataaGATTGTTgaaatatgtatacataataCATGTTCATTCTtcttttcaatattttcaacaaaaaaaaatccatCTAGATTTATATTAGGAcgtttatataataataaaattttagattattatacattttcaCTTCTTTCTTTTATACCAATGAGTATATTCCCATCCTCTAAAGAAGTTTTATTTAGTACTAAGCCGATTGTATTAATACAAGgctcatattttaatataaatgaaaatactaaatatttaaaaaatattctgtttgatttttttaaacataaaaatgtagaatcttttacaaaaaatagtttGCAACGCCTAGTTGTTATAACTGCTTATGAAGATGCAAGAGAAGGCTCGTCTCAGAAACTCGTCAGTGCACCTGCCCAAGCCGAAGAAAATGAACAGAGTGGTGAAAATGTAGGAAGTGAGCAGAATGGCAAAAATGTAGAAAGTGAGCAAAGTGGGCAGAATGGAATGCCAAAAAAACGGCGTAACAAGTATGTCATGTCCTTTAGacaatacatttttaaaaaaggaatttATCAGAGcgaagaagaaaatgatagtCCGAAATTGGAAGAAGTAGGACCCCGATTTGAATTTACCCTTGAATCTTCACAAATACCAAACTATAATTTATTCCAAGaagcaataaaaaaaattgatataCATCCAAAGagaaaagagaaaaaaattaaaactaATGAACTGGGTCATGATATTAAAAGAGTTTATGTCCAAAAACAAGACTTTAACAAATTACATACAAAAcattcaaatttatttaaaaaatcaaaaaagtttggaaaaaaaaataaaacaactGTTCAGTAACTCAGGAAATCTCTACATATGGATTCAGATGCATGTACATATAATCATGCTTAGTTAGGCCaacttattatttgtttttttttatttattttttttattttattttttttattttattttttttattttattttatttacattttttcttgTTGTCAACCCATTTACCTTTGCAATCGAAgtttattttctaaattgattttatttaattttaaaactcGATTTTTTCagtttgttttttaatatattttttattgcaaaaaaacaaaaaaaataaaatacgcGATAAGTTTGCAGAGCGTATTATTTAGGTagttatgtaaaaaatatctaaAAATGTGCACACAGTTTtcataaacaaaaaaaaaaaaacaaaatgaattcacaagttattttttacaaaattatgtaaaaagtGTGAATCACTAATGAgattctatttttatataggTCCATGAATTGTgtatcctttttttttaagagaTTTTCTTAAAGATAAAACTCGTAATAATTGTTCATTATTCCATTTTAACATATCTGGATATTTACTAGCTAATATGTTTTGAAGAATATCTTTTTGATTTATAACTTCTTTTACTAATTTTTCTTCTGCTTCTGGGATTGCACTAATTGtaagatttattttttctaatgCTTTTTTAAGATTTATACTTGATTGACTAtcaaaaattgtttttttatgtttatcttttttatttgtttcatcttgaatattatatacattttttattttaattccATTTTCTTCAGCATTATCTTCATTGTTTGTTCTATCGATAAGTTTGATTCCTCTTCGTTGACCATTTGatgtattaattttttttattaaattttttccaAAATCAAATCCTTTAATTCGTGGATTATTTTGGTTTGAATTAACAATAGCCTCATCTTCATCATATCCATTAGttccattttctttttcattgtcttctacattataataatttgttttatcaatatttagattatttttcatttttttattttcaaaagtattttttacattcatGTCTTGATCTGGTTCTATAACATATGTATTTTGATTCAACTCATTATTCACATCGTTATTAATATctttcccttttttatttttactgtttaatgaatataatccTTTTCCATATAAACCcgatttatttatatcacttttattatatagtgtttttttttcgtttacATTCTGTTTGCTACTTTTACTACTAATAAAGGAGTATAAAACATTTCCATAACTATTAGGAACTAAATctgttttttcattattataattttcatattcctgattattatttaattcatttatttttgtctttaatttttttttatcacttGAATATAAGCCATATTCATTTTGCtctttataattatcatttcttttttttttaattaaattatataaagaattagAACAATCTTCTTCattcaaattatataatttattttgtgtgTTACTATTATGCTCATCGATTTtgttttcatatattaGATCTTCATCCAAAGTATTATCAGTTTCaatgttttcttttttgtttaaaaataaatattgtaacttacttttaattttatgaaagtttgataatataagttcgtcttcatttaatttatttgcaccaatatttaaaatacccaaaagaaaaagagaatgaacaaatgaataatatatttttttattttcatttagcATTTGAATAGCTGTTTGTGGAGAGGCACGAATTAATTCTTGTAatctatttattattaatataatatcatacatattcatattttcaattattgATTGTCcatattttgttatatctccatttttatttattatttccatttttttatcaaattgtatatttctCCAAATTTCTGAATTAGTCATGTCATTTTTGTCATTTTCCTGACcgttttcattatttccattttcctGACcgttttcattatttccattttcctgaccgttttcattttttccaatttcctgacttttttcttcttcgcTATTTTCCTCATCCTTTCCAACATCCTCCTGTTCACACACTCCGCCCTGAAATATCTCAATCCATATTTTGTGGTTTTgatatacattattttcaataaatgaaattacgtcttcttttttattcctGAAATGTAAATAGCCATAGCTACTTTTTACTCCATACTTTGTCCTTTTCAAGCtagcgaaaaaaaaaaaaaaaaaaaaaaaaatatgcaacctaatattattacattcTTAAATCATAgtattatgtaaaaaaaataaatcagtATATTACTTAGTGAATGTAAGATCAAGGTGTGgagaaaaatattcttttaaaCTATTTTCTGTAGCTTCATAAGGTAAATTGGATGCTGTATAATAAgaggaaataaataaatatatatataatatatgaacatgtcatattatttcttcatttttttttttcctaaaTTCttaccaaaaaaaatgtttatatctTGATTGTCTACCATTTATAATGTTGGAAATGTAGTAATTTcgttttaatattaaaaggtgaaaaaaacaaaacataaaggaaaaaaaataatacaaacaAAATTGTTTGTATTTCAATTATTAATGGAAATTCTCCTTGTaactttcattttttctgcAAATTATAGcatgaataaataatgcaattatgtatttatttttttttcacttatTTTTGCTCCTTAGAGAAAAAAACTCTTTTAGAAATTatccaaaaaataaacaaataaataaataataatattattattaaataaaatatgtacgcatatatataatatattattttttttttatttaacaatttttgttatccattttttatgctaTACATTGTTAATGATTGATTAAAAGAGCGTTGTAAAGGGGGacgatttaaaaaataaaaaaaggaaaatgtAGGAATATccataaacaaaataaagttaaataggtaaaattatattgaaTTGCAAAAGTtgcaaaattaaaaatttgtgAAAGATGGTACCTAAACGGATGCATCGTTTGGcggcatatttttataaaataattatgactTGATAAGAAAATGATTTTCTCAACCCTTTaaagttttaaaatttaatacaaCTATAAATGGCTCATGTTCATACAActtaatatgtttattgtaatgaaaaataaaaaataaaatacaattaGTGTATGATATAACTACATGAGAAATACTATTTCATGACAATAATATTGTCTTAAAATACTACATTGCAACGATTCTTAATTTGCAAATATCcgatataatttatttataagaaCAAGAGAACTTGTTTAATTAAAGTTAGGATTATTGTAAATATGtactattatataaatatgaaaaagtgTTGTTTTTCATTGTAAAGACCTACACATCGAATTTCTATCGACTAACATAAATACGATttgtatatgcatacatattttatgataagctaatatattcattattagtTCACCATTTTGTGCtttcaatataataaaaacggttaaatatttatagcGTACTAAACAATACAATGTTTAGCACATTAATCATATGCCTTTTTGAAAATAGCATAACtcattataaattaaatcttcgggaaaaataaaacagttaaaaaaaattaaataaaaaagcgaccaaaatgaaaaaagtatatatttaaaaaaaattcacgCATAACTGTTATGCATtgctattatatattttttaatttcaacATATAAATGGGTAACAATAATTGTGAGAAAGGAAATTTTTcttaatatatgaaaatcgTAAAACTggaaatttaataaattcccttgtattatcaaaaaaattcataaaataggaataataataacactGAGTTATGCAATGGCAAGTATTCAAGTgattttcttattttttttctaattttttatactaatattttgtattgttaaaacatatttatacatcaatataatgaataggaaggctgaaaaaaaaaaatatatacatgtctAAGATTAATAAATCATAAAACATGTATATTACGCTGATTTAgcaattataatattacatgtctataaaaattaaatttttctgTTTTTCAATTTCTCCAATAATTCCTGATTATCCCCTGGCAAAACTGCCTTTGCCCCTAACAAGctaaacgaaaaaaaaaaaaaaacacataaaaattatgaacatgCAATAAATAACTGAGTTGTGTATGTACAAGTCATACGCGACGCCGATATCGCttagttatatttttttttataataataattattattttttacaatttctTTTGTGATGGAGTCGTATTAAGGCTGGGTGTATTATCGTCTACATCAACTGTTGTATCATAATTCAAATGGTCATTTTGTTCAGAAGCTTGTTTAGGGTTTTTTAACCCAACTCCGCTATACACTTTTTGAATTCTCTCTTTTTCAGCTATAATTCTACAATAATAAGGGTAATGTACAATATATCCGTATGcacacataaatatatttatgaaagTAAAATGATGTTTGTCACTGTATATTATGTACaagtcatatttttatttgaacaaaactaataataacattaacagcaatataatatataatgacatttttttgattgtTATTTACTTGGATGCCCTCCTCACGGCCTCCATAGCTATATCTCCTGAAAACCCACTactatatttctttattctCATCATAATAtgattttttctaaaaattaagaaaagggattgataaaaaaaatatacatatatatatgcacacatGTTCAGGTCAttacatattaatatgtttCACACTATATAGACATATTAAGCgagataattataatttatatttctgattttttattatatttgtttttttttagcatataaattagtacaacaaaattatagtCATGCTATACTGTTATACAAATTTCGCATATTTCTTTACCCGGTAGTTGTATTTTCCTCcttattttcatcactTTCATTTTGCTTATTTAATTGAAGAtcagtattattattttcttcgtCGGCTACTGTATTATCACACATTTTTACTTTCACATTCAaagcattaaaaaaaattatatccttaaaaaatttatacgatggtatattatttataagcagtgaaaaaaaaaaacggaaAAATAtgtcatatataaaaatcaataaaattgaaaaatttgTAAAGCCAATAATAAATACTTAAAATGGttgttatataataatatactaatttttatcttattaatttaaagaaaatttacttcaaaaaatataaaaggaagttaaaataaatcataatTTCCTtagattattttattatttatatattcttattttttacacattATTTTgctacttttatttttttatatttaatgtatAGACAATAGGTGAAGGAATGTGAAAAGAACGGAGAAATTACCATACTTTGATAAAATCTAAAAATTGTGGAAaatctattatttttcctttttgaGTTAATTTTACATTCGATTTTCTttccttatttttattatatatatagtaagtacaataaatttttttttatttaaaattgtattattttttttaacttaaattcgataatattataaatttattattttttataatattaaaattaagttATTTGCTTATTAATCAGGGTTTAAGCATTTTTACTGATTTTATTACTTTGTGAATGTAGCATTTCCTTACCATCCTATCCTCTTTAAATTTGCTGTATGCAAATTtcacaatatattttgtgtatctttatttatggCAAATAAAAGAACTAGGgactatatttaatttgttcaatatttttaaactcgttataatttattactaTGAAATATCccttaaaataataaaccataggaaatttatattattaattttttttccctcTATCTGCATGTTTTAATTGTAACATAAAATTTGCTTTGGAGAAAGatcacaatttttattatttttttttattttttatttcacttttttttttttaaactgatgaatatttttatatgaaaaatgtttatcAAATTGTGAAAACGACAAAAAGAGGGTTGTTcgaaattcaaaaaaaaaaaaacaaacaacAGACAATCTGTTATAAATGATGTTAcactttttataatataaaggaAAGAGTTTATATGTATAGGTgtgttaatattaataatatatgtatatataattatattcaaataaaattgaaaaaaatttcaaaaaattgtttgGATAATCTCAGGTTTAATAAGAAATCATAAAACAATGGCACCTAATGTAATAGCTATTCAATGGTGAAAAAATGATGctcaataattttatattaatatatatatttttatagtttttttttttcaaacctttttgatttaatattgaaaaatattttttctcatGTAATGCCTTTACAGTAATTAATTCAACATTTTATAAGATAATATGAAGGTGTTTACACATGCTTATATAATAGttaaatgaatttaaaaaaattacattttactctttaaataaataatagagaattttacattaatttgaatattttatatttttatattgtgtgttatttatatattgtaaaaaataaatattacaatttttttttttttttttttgaaaaaatggCTAGCTACCATTTTTTTccctatatatattttttaatataaaaatttgatgTCGATATgtaactatatataatataatttttcaaccATTTGATAATCTATTTATGTAACTCCTTTTTGAATCCTTATTTTTGATTGTTTcgattttttgttttgttatttttttgttttttgaacactctaaaaattttacactcaccaatattattatatattttgtttatatattttttatgatggCACtctaattaaatttaagaaaaatatagaattccaaaaaaaacctaataaaaattgtcataaaaaatagtaaactaattcaaaatatatgatgaaaataaaaaatatttataattaatttttattataaatttatgacGACGATTTTAAAGAGTCATAACTATCTCATAATTGACGAGAACCAATATATTTGTACATGACAAATATAAGGACTATATaacacacacatatatatacatacataatattatatatatattattttcctaCATAATGTTTTTGTAAattgattattattttgcaCACATTTATTTCTCATGACATATTAACTAAATAACATCCcctatatacacatatgtatattcaCTATTTCCAAATACAAGCATTTAgctcattatatttttatttaattataagattatatattataaacatttttaatatttatagtttttgaataaaacttatttttttttttgtgcaTTTGTCcgttaatatataaatgtaaatattatttatttttcacacattatatatacatatttgtgCATACTATTTTAGTGCAAAATATGagtgtatataaatatagctTTTATAATCCTTTACTATTTTCAAACATATACACACACACCTATTCATAGACATTACATACttgttaaaatattattatttatttaaattatttactaGTGCATTTAAcagtattattattccgctttaattattctatttgtactttttttttttttttttgtatgctatctatatgtgtatgtcgtaatttatttattttttgagtTAGACCGCGATATTTTGAAaagctaaaaaaaaatatagagcaatatatatttttttttttttttttttttttttgttgaaTAATTAAgtgaaaaatgaaaacgcATATTACTAGctatttatatgcatatgtcctttttgttattattcaaataaaatataattccgCAAATGAGACATGTGATAATTGGGGGCCATGGAGCCCATGTGATAAAAACACCACGACTAGGGTATGTTTAAATAGTCCATCTTTAAAGGAAGCTAAACATTGCACAAATTGTAATGAATGGAGTGAATGGCTCGAATGTAAAGATGGAAAAAGAAGTAgacatattattaattgcccttatattaatgaaacCCAAGATTGTTTAACAGATATTAATGGCGAagtcatatataaaaatagccAACTCAATTTTGATAATCTTTACGCCGAACATCAAAAGGAACAATCTAGTAAAAGCAAAggtaatataaaaactcGTTTTTTACAAACTCAAGATAATTCTGATCCAGTTAAGACACAAGACTCCACACAAAAGGAAACTACACCATCCTCAGAAGCAACTACACAGGAAAAAAAGCAAGATAAACCAGGCACAGATCAAGCAGCCATAAACCAAGCTGCTGGCATAAGCACAGGTATATccgaagaaaaaaatgtaccAGGTACGGGGTCAGAAACAACGGCCACATCTAAGGATAATAATACCATCGTCACTACTGATGGACAAACTATTGAAGGGGGAAAAGCTGACGTAAAATCAGGTGAAGATACCCTAAAATCCACTACTGAAGAGGAAACCTCAAAAGTAAACACTGATAAAGGATCTTCTGCGCCGGTCGCAAGTGGAGAAGAAGTCAAAGTGACAAATGCTATAGTCCCAGGAACTGATACATTAGAAAGCCCTACTTCAGTAGTAAGTACACCAGATGCTACTACAGTGGAGGTAACTGGAAAAAAAGAGACAAACGGTGAAGAAGGAGCAACAGACGAACGTTTGAAACAAAAACCAGAAGGTGTCTCACAAACAGAAGAAACTTTAGGAAATAAAGAGTCAGTCGATAATTCGGCAGGTGATGTAACAGTTGATAAGTCGGAAGAAAGTACTGGACAAGGTTCTGAAGGAATCTCAAAAGTAACGGAAACCGGAACAGAAGGAATCACACCAATAGTCCCAGAAAATGCAGGAACAGATTCAACTTCAGTTTTAACTTCAGATCCATCTCCAATTCACGAAGGAAAAAGTGTGAGAGAAAGTCCCGAGTTAAGTGCAACTACCAATGAAAGGGATGCAGTCATAATGAGATCCACTACAGACCCAATTATATCAGAAGTTAATACCAACCATATTTCTTCTCCTACATTAACAATGGAAGATagaaatttaaataatatatataatagaaatagtgatttaaatttaacCAGTATGCATACTTATAATGATCTTAATGTGAATGATAATTTACACTCTCATATGAACTCACGTTATGGTGAATCAATGGGAAGAAGCTATAAATTTGGTGCACTTAGAAATggtaatataaataaaaataattttatatattgtaataataagAAAAGTTAATTTTCATCAGTTTGaaaatgtttaaataatataaattataattatatttttttctctcaATTTTTTAGGTCTACCATCAAACTATCATGGACATAATGGACCATATAGAGATATGCATCACATGGGTAATTCAAATAACTTATATCAAAGCTCTTATAAATCAAATTTAAGAAATAATGGACATGATGAAAGTCATTCTGAATATAATAACGGACATA contains the following coding sequences:
- a CDS encoding rRNA-processing protein EBP2, putative, which codes for MKDDNIMDIEKKKKKLKKKKDIIKGDKTNGLKKKKKKNAILSSNDDDLFVEQAMKQIKLLNGKKSKDGITGSKKIKKEGKSQKVDKTSKEKVIKKLKKMLTYNDDNGMNIKNVLKKKILKSLNLNNNIYNDEKEVSPKFTENKKLLREKLRKIEINVDKEKKGWLEKLDMTCSENFYIKKINYFGKCDIREKELKNFAHTNVIKCLQKLQNLNIPFNRPYDFLAEMVKSDIHMEKVRAHILKNHEMSEIKEKNKLKRLNKKFNKNGGSMKVLDQKKAIEKKKNLEKIEELKDNLESLNVHDFFQKHSKNTDQNNVKNKKTKNKYIDKNSKQNSKQNNRKSMGKSKNNFDRDTISKPNKMKRKFSSKGKKGGKNRKKKKFKRR
- a CDS encoding nucleolar preribosomal assembly protein, putative; the encoded protein is MSNEFDDTNVEEVADGIRGEKAKTRKGNLILKKREGEYQESSKNCLFICSNKRTEELKNLMHDIYIIQKPYTCYMPKLHPQLVNITEKIDKIVEICIHNTCSFFFSIFSTKKNPSRFILGRLYNNKILDYYTFSLLSFIPMSIFPSSKEVLFSTKPIVLIQGSYFNINENTKYLKNILFDFFKHKNVESFTKNSLQRLVVITAYEDAREGSSQKLVSAPAQAEENEQSGENVGSEQNGKNVESEQSGQNGMPKKRRNKYVMSFRQYIFKKGIYQSEEENDSPKLEEVGPRFEFTLESSQIPNYNLFQEAIKKIDIHPKRKEKKIKTNELGHDIKRVYVQKQDFNKLHTKHSNLFKKSKKFGKKNKTTVQ
- a CDS encoding merozoite TRAP-like protein, putative codes for the protein MKTHITSYLYAYVLFVIIQIKYNSANETCDNWGPWSPCDKNTTTRVCLNSPSLKEAKHCTNCNEWSEWLECKDGKRSRHIINCPYINETQDCLTDINGEVIYKNSQLNFDNLYAEHQKEQSSKSKGNIKTRFLQTQDNSDPVKTQDSTQKETTPSSEATTQEKKQDKPGTDQAAINQAAGISTGISEEKNVPGTGSETTATSKDNNTIVTTDGQTIEGGKADVKSGEDTLKSTTEEETSKVNTDKGSSAPVASGEEVKVTNAIVPGTDTLESPTSVVSTPDATTVEVTGKKETNGEEGATDERLKQKPEGVSQTEETLGNKESVDNSAGDVTVDKSEESTGQGSEGISKVTETGTEGITPIVPENAGTDSTSVLTSDPSPIHEGKSVRESPELSATTNERDAVIMRSTTDPIISEVNTNHISSPTLTMEDRNLNNIYNRNSDLNLTSMHTYNDLNVNDNLHSHMNSRYGESMGRSYKFGALRNGLPSNYHGHNGPYRDMHHMGNSNNLYQSSYKSNLRNNGHDESHSEYNNGHNEHNEHNGHCNCSTNNANEESNSHESHRAYGNEERNYHNRYRQSGYNNSEGNDHYSKIYVASGMGIVILLSGAVATYALNNDKNKKNNDYIFSNGFADIPASKMVHEDEFWGTE